The genomic region GTTTCTATTATAAAAATATTGTTCTGGCTGTTTGGAGGAAAATTCACAGGGCTCAGTATTTTCATTTTTATAAAACCTTCCTGCTCTTTTAATCCTTTTTCTCCAAATCTGTTAACCGCATACTCCCTGAACTCTTCCGCATACTCAGGGTTTATAGGAAATTTCGTCATTACTACAATCATTCTGTATCTCCTCCTATGTTTTTATTCCACTTAATCTCAAAAGGGCATCTATATCTGGCTCTCTTCCTGCAAAATTTTTGAAAAGTTCCATAGCAGGTCTACTGCCCCCTTTTGTTAGTATCTCTTCGTAAAAACTTTCTGCTAATTCATCATTATACAGACCGTTATCTACAAACATAAAGTAAGCATCTGCAGATAGTACTTCTGCCCATTTATAACTGTAATACCCTGCAGCATATCCTCCTGCAAATATATGGCTAAATGACCACTGAAACTTATTATAAGGAGGAGGTTTTATTACAGAAACTTCTTCCCTTACCTTATCTAATATTTTCTGTACATCTGAAGCTGTATACTTATCCAGATGTATAAGCATATCGAACAGGGCGAATTCAATCTGTCTTATCATTCCCAGTGCTGAAAGGAAATTCTTTGAGTTCTTTAACCTGTTTATCATATCTTCAGGTAGAGGTTCTCCTGTTTTGTAATGAAATGCAAAATTTTTCAGTACAGCTGGTTCATAAGCGAACTTTTCTAAAAACTGAGAAGGAAACTCAACAGCATCCCATTCAACTCCGGATATTCCACTGACAAAAGGTTCTTTTATCTGACTTAGCAGGTGATGTAGTGCGTGTCCCATCTCATGAAAAAGTGTTTCAACA from Persephonella hydrogeniphila harbors:
- a CDS encoding antibiotic biosynthesis monooxygenase family protein, whose product is MIVVMTKFPINPEYAEEFREYAVNRFGEKGLKEQEGFIKMKILSPVNFPPNSQNNIFIIETYWRDMESLKKYTESEAFRKAHENPPPKEWFSGHPVIEVYNLIKEI